The following proteins are co-located in the Desulfovibrio sp. genome:
- a CDS encoding EF-hand domain-containing protein, whose protein sequence is MKLLHIALAAVLCLWAASAQANPAATDTAKVDKFAMMDTNKDDKVSYEEFKAYFPNMREEAFAVIDKNGDKVIDRAEWDEFVSNHSSGHMGGSMGNMMGGQNGMPGNAMMPTPGSADMPLVTPPNGK, encoded by the coding sequence ATGAAGCTTCTGCACATAGCCCTCGCTGCCGTGCTCTGCCTTTGGGCCGCATCTGCCCAGGCCAACCCCGCCGCAACCGATACGGCCAAGGTTGATAAATTTGCCATGATGGATACTAACAAGGACGACAAGGTGTCCTACGAGGAATTCAAGGCGTACTTCCCCAATATGCGCGAAGAAGCCTTTGCCGTTATTGACAAAAACGGCGATAAAGTTATTGACCGCGCTGAATGGGACGAGTTTGTGTCCAACCATTCCTCCGGCCACATGGGTGGCAGCATGGGCAACATGATGGGCGGCCAGAACGGCATGCCCGGCAACGCCATGATGCCCACTCCCGGCAGCGCAGACATGCCCCTGGTGACGCCCCCCAATGGCAAATAA
- a CDS encoding YgiQ family radical SAM protein: MSAEEMRALGWDQLDVLLINGDAYVDHPSFGNVLLARWLIHHGFRTGIVAQPGWENTDDLLVMGRPRLFAGVSAGALDSLLAHYTAFRKKRHDDAYTPGGKAGARPNRACLVYANLARRAFPGLPIILGGIEASLRRVSHYDFWTDSLRKPILMDAKADLLIWGMGEKAIIECAQRLDKGEDIRGIPGTAWMNKLDASGHPANLPPALEGEPWVALPSHNEILADSFELLKLTQELERQVHRLDAWAFEPVGDRAVVLARPAQPLTTEEMDDLYTLPFTRLAHPRYREAIPAAEMMRTSITSHRGCGGGCSFCSLALHQGRRISSRSEQSILAEARMLGQQNVARGKGPVAISDVGGPTANMWQGHCALDSRTAQDGDMSKPRVKSACRRTSCCFPSVCKSFITPQRKHVELLRKVAALPEVKQARVASGVRADLALRDAEALAAYTGEFTGGQLKVAPEHCAPSVLELMRKPSLDVFEAFLESFVRQSRAAGREQYVVPYLMSGFPGCTDEDMRTLSHWLRQRHWNPQQTQCFIPTPGTIATGMFYCGRDELGEQIYVARTDAQRMRQHYILMPAAEDGDAPRRPGSRPGVRPNTRGNTLPGAHGDARKSDSTRPDRAGKPEDRARPSRGPQGQRDDRPARREDNDRGAAKGRPARGDNPQRGKDSRFGSDDRGSDRNGKRGDGRRGGRRA; the protein is encoded by the coding sequence ATGAGCGCGGAAGAAATGCGCGCCCTTGGCTGGGATCAGCTTGATGTGCTGCTGATCAACGGTGATGCCTACGTTGACCACCCTTCGTTCGGTAACGTGCTGCTGGCCCGCTGGCTGATCCACCACGGCTTCCGTACCGGCATTGTGGCCCAGCCCGGTTGGGAAAATACTGACGATCTGCTCGTCATGGGCCGCCCGCGCCTGTTTGCCGGGGTGAGCGCCGGTGCGCTTGATTCCCTGCTGGCGCACTACACGGCCTTTCGTAAAAAGCGGCACGACGATGCCTACACGCCCGGCGGCAAAGCCGGGGCGCGCCCCAACCGTGCGTGTCTGGTCTATGCCAACCTTGCTCGGCGGGCATTTCCCGGCCTGCCCATCATTCTTGGCGGCATTGAGGCCAGCCTGCGCCGTGTTTCCCACTACGATTTCTGGACAGACTCCCTGCGCAAACCCATTCTTATGGATGCCAAGGCTGACCTGCTCATCTGGGGCATGGGCGAAAAGGCCATTATCGAATGCGCCCAACGCCTGGACAAAGGCGAAGATATTCGCGGCATCCCCGGCACGGCCTGGATGAACAAGCTGGACGCTTCCGGGCATCCGGCCAATCTTCCGCCCGCCCTTGAAGGCGAGCCGTGGGTTGCCCTGCCCTCGCACAATGAAATTCTGGCCGACTCTTTCGAGTTGCTCAAACTGACGCAGGAACTGGAGCGGCAGGTGCACCGCCTTGACGCCTGGGCCTTTGAGCCTGTGGGCGACCGCGCCGTTGTACTGGCCCGCCCTGCCCAGCCGCTGACCACAGAAGAAATGGACGATCTCTACACCCTCCCCTTCACCCGGCTGGCGCACCCGCGCTACAGGGAGGCCATCCCTGCGGCGGAAATGATGCGTACCAGCATCACAAGCCACAGGGGTTGCGGCGGGGGCTGCTCGTTCTGTTCTCTGGCTTTGCATCAGGGCAGGCGCATCAGCTCGCGCTCCGAGCAGTCCATCCTTGCCGAGGCGCGTATGCTGGGACAGCAGAACGTGGCCCGAGGCAAAGGCCCGGTGGCGATTTCTGACGTGGGCGGCCCCACCGCCAACATGTGGCAGGGGCACTGCGCGCTGGACAGCCGCACTGCGCAGGACGGCGACATGTCCAAACCACGAGTCAAAAGCGCCTGCCGCCGCACCAGTTGCTGCTTTCCCAGCGTGTGCAAATCCTTCATCACGCCGCAGCGCAAACATGTGGAGCTGCTGCGCAAGGTTGCCGCCCTGCCGGAAGTCAAGCAGGCCCGCGTGGCGAGCGGCGTTCGCGCCGACCTTGCCCTGCGCGACGCCGAGGCCCTAGCCGCTTACACTGGCGAATTTACGGGCGGTCAGCTCAAGGTTGCTCCTGAGCATTGCGCGCCCTCTGTGCTTGAGCTCATGCGCAAGCCCTCGCTGGACGTGTTTGAGGCTTTTCTGGAGAGCTTTGTGCGCCAAAGCCGCGCCGCAGGCCGGGAACAGTATGTAGTACCGTACCTTATGAGCGGTTTCCCCGGCTGTACGGATGAGGACATGCGCACCCTGTCGCACTGGTTGCGGCAACGGCATTGGAATCCGCAGCAGACGCAGTGCTTTATTCCCACCCCCGGCACCATTGCCACGGGCATGTTTTATTGCGGGCGCGATGAGCTTGGCGAGCAGATTTATGTTGCCCGCACAGATGCCCAGCGCATGCGGCAGCACTACATCCTGATGCCTGCTGCAGAGGATGGTGACGCCCCCCGGCGGCCCGGCTCTCGGCCCGGTGTCAGGCCCAACACCCGGGGCAACACATTGCCCGGCGCGCATGGAGACGCTCGCAAGTCTGACAGCACAAGGCCTGACAGAGCTGGCAAGCCAGAGGACAGGGCAAGGCCTTCCCGTGGCCCACAAGGGCAGCGGGATGACAGGCCTGCACGGAGGGAAGACAATGATCGTGGTGCAGCAAAAGGCAGACCGGCTAGGGGTGATAACCCGCAAAGGGGCAAGGACTCACGCTTCGGTTCTGATGATCGAGGCTCTGACCGCAACGGCAAACGCGGCGATGGACGGCGCGGCGGAAGACGCGCGTAA
- a CDS encoding SlyX family protein — MSRPLTSEDDRLTRLEELTFFQEERIKALDAALTAQQLQLDKLEQDFSDATSVIRLLREKLGDQPENSLPPHSMPERW; from the coding sequence ATGTCCCGCCCACTGACTTCAGAAGATGATCGGCTGACCCGTCTGGAAGAACTGACCTTTTTTCAGGAGGAACGCATCAAGGCTCTTGATGCGGCGCTGACCGCCCAACAGTTGCAACTGGACAAGCTGGAGCAGGATTTTTCCGATGCCACATCCGTGATCCGCCTGTTGCGCGAGAAGCTTGGCGACCAGCCGGAAAATTCGCTACCGCCCCACTCCATGCCCGAACGCTGGTAG
- the qmoC gene encoding quinone-interacting membrane-bound oxidoreductase complex subunit QmoC encodes MAQCTIKPDMEFVRALEESGGESLKKCYQCATCSVACPLAPANAPYPRKEMVWASWGLKDKLRADVDLWLCHNCGNCSDLCPRGAKPADLMGAARNVIYRELTEPTCVGKLMSKPAGLPVLFAIPAVLWLFVWWIRAGFNGGQWFPRAADGRIVFGQIFYGDYTIDPIFMLTFFGAALIIARGVMKLWGMFKPEGSLAVIGKKKCWIWHLWDVLWDEVITHRKFDDCEDGPATGKETPNRKFGHMLLVYSFAILAFVTAVVAVGHWGGKVIPLIHIETPMPLLFPVKILANLGALMLLAGLAILTVRRVMLNPKFQGSSWYDWYLLGIIWLVAVTGVLSQCFRLADALVPAFLVYYLHLVFVWMLFAYLPWSKLGHFVYRTAALVYARMYGRS; translated from the coding sequence ATGGCACAATGTACAATCAAACCTGATATGGAGTTTGTCAGGGCGCTGGAAGAATCTGGGGGAGAGTCCCTCAAGAAGTGCTACCAGTGCGCCACCTGCTCCGTGGCCTGCCCTCTCGCTCCGGCCAATGCGCCTTATCCGCGCAAGGAAATGGTCTGGGCTTCGTGGGGCCTTAAAGACAAGCTGCGCGCCGACGTTGACCTGTGGCTCTGCCACAACTGCGGCAACTGCTCCGACCTTTGCCCGCGCGGCGCCAAGCCTGCGGACCTCATGGGCGCAGCGCGCAACGTCATTTACCGCGAACTGACCGAACCCACCTGCGTGGGCAAGCTCATGAGCAAGCCTGCTGGCCTGCCTGTGCTCTTCGCCATCCCGGCTGTGTTGTGGCTCTTTGTGTGGTGGATCCGCGCCGGTTTCAACGGCGGTCAGTGGTTCCCTCGCGCTGCCGATGGCCGCATTGTTTTTGGTCAGATTTTTTACGGCGACTACACCATCGACCCCATCTTCATGCTCACCTTCTTTGGCGCGGCCTTGATCATCGCCAGGGGCGTCATGAAACTGTGGGGTATGTTCAAGCCTGAAGGCTCACTGGCCGTCATCGGCAAGAAAAAGTGCTGGATCTGGCATTTGTGGGACGTGCTGTGGGATGAAGTCATCACCCACCGCAAGTTTGACGACTGCGAAGACGGCCCCGCCACCGGCAAGGAAACCCCCAACCGTAAGTTCGGCCACATGCTGCTGGTTTACAGCTTTGCCATTCTGGCCTTTGTTACGGCGGTTGTGGCTGTTGGTCACTGGGGCGGCAAGGTTATTCCGCTCATCCACATTGAAACGCCCATGCCGCTGCTCTTCCCGGTGAAGATTCTGGCCAACCTGGGCGCGCTCATGCTGCTGGCCGGTCTTGCCATCCTTACTGTCCGCCGCGTGATGCTGAATCCCAAGTTCCAGGGTTCCAGCTGGTACGACTGGTATCTGCTGGGCATCATCTGGCTGGTGGCCGTCACCGGTGTGCTGTCGCAGTGCTTCCGCCTGGCGGACGCCCTTGTGCCCGCCTTCCTGGTGTACTACCTGCACCTGGTGTTTGTGTGGATGCTTTTCGCTTACCTGCCCTGGTCTAAGCTTGGGCACTTCGTGTACCGCACGGCGGCCCTGGTTTACGCCCGCATGTACGGCAGAAGCTAA
- a CDS encoding FAD-dependent oxidoreductase: MSGKIGVYFDQQNIGGGLDLTALAEQTSQKWGSLVPVVKVVPVLALAVSEIKADIEAQGLDGVLLCGASPRVDADIYRLPVQVEHVNLREQCVQAYKNPDHTPVDTANGAPELLAIMARDYVNMGVVKLQKSEVPDSAAITGVPRVLVIGGGWTGLTAAAEAAETGYEVVLVEKAEKLGGAANNIPMGSPLASPWTDKQPTNVADKASKVLGNSKITVHLNTRMEKLEGQPGEFKATFATPSGSQTIEVGAVVLATGWVPLDQKFLAPMGLGQSTKVVDAATFGKMLVADQVNARRIAFVLDTTIAEEAVRKAAEEAEAAPEAAEAAKPAEGEEKGFVKANLESFRHVAYSNAVNSVGMLRLANTVCEKTNDTCQTFILYKDMTVPGILERFYKKMQDRLGVMMTKADVTDIREAGDHMVVSCKNTLLGMDFDLDVDLVVLPTGLVPTTAKDVTVCFDYRQGPDFPDLNLFDGFADSNYICFPYETRRTGVYAAGCVRQPLTMDACEEDAKGAVLKAMQCIEAASHGVAVHPRSGDLSYPVFNFVRCTQCKRCTEECPFGALDDDEKGTPKPNPARCRRCGTCFGACPERVISFANYNIDQIGSMIREVQVPKDFKADGPRVLILACENDAYPALDMAGARNKPWSPYCRIIPVRCLGSVNAIWVSDAMSKGYDGVMLLGCKYGDDYQCHFVKGSEICSRRKENIAETLNRLGVQPERVEQLEVAIDEYDKVPDLIDGFVDRIMAMGPNPFKGM, translated from the coding sequence ATGTCGGGTAAAATTGGCGTCTATTTTGACCAGCAGAACATTGGCGGCGGGCTTGATCTGACCGCTCTGGCCGAACAGACGAGCCAGAAGTGGGGCAGTCTTGTGCCCGTAGTCAAGGTCGTTCCCGTGCTGGCCCTGGCCGTGAGTGAAATCAAGGCCGACATCGAAGCGCAGGGGCTGGACGGCGTGCTGCTGTGCGGCGCTTCCCCCCGCGTGGATGCGGACATCTACCGCCTGCCCGTGCAGGTGGAACACGTAAACCTGCGCGAACAGTGCGTGCAGGCCTATAAAAACCCTGATCACACCCCCGTGGACACGGCCAACGGCGCGCCTGAACTGCTGGCGATCATGGCCCGCGACTATGTGAACATGGGCGTGGTCAAGCTGCAAAAGAGCGAAGTGCCCGATTCTGCCGCCATTACCGGTGTGCCGAGGGTGCTCGTTATCGGCGGCGGCTGGACGGGCCTTACCGCAGCTGCTGAAGCCGCTGAAACCGGGTATGAAGTTGTGCTCGTGGAAAAAGCCGAAAAGCTCGGCGGCGCAGCCAACAACATTCCCATGGGTTCGCCCCTGGCCTCCCCGTGGACGGACAAGCAGCCCACCAACGTGGCCGACAAGGCGAGCAAGGTGCTCGGCAACAGCAAGATCACCGTGCACCTGAACACCCGCATGGAAAAGCTGGAAGGCCAGCCCGGCGAGTTCAAGGCCACCTTTGCCACCCCCTCTGGCTCGCAGACCATCGAAGTGGGCGCTGTGGTGCTGGCTACCGGCTGGGTGCCGCTGGATCAGAAATTCCTTGCTCCCATGGGCCTTGGGCAGAGCACCAAGGTTGTGGACGCCGCCACCTTTGGCAAGATGCTGGTGGCTGATCAGGTGAACGCCCGCCGTATCGCCTTTGTGCTTGATACCACAATTGCTGAAGAGGCCGTGCGCAAGGCCGCTGAAGAAGCTGAAGCCGCTCCTGAAGCCGCCGAGGCTGCCAAGCCTGCGGAAGGTGAAGAAAAAGGCTTTGTAAAAGCCAACCTCGAAAGCTTCCGCCATGTTGCGTATTCCAACGCGGTCAACAGCGTGGGCATGCTCCGCCTTGCCAATACGGTCTGCGAAAAGACCAACGACACCTGTCAGACCTTTATCCTGTATAAGGACATGACCGTTCCCGGCATTCTTGAACGCTTCTACAAGAAGATGCAGGATCGTCTGGGCGTCATGATGACCAAGGCCGACGTGACCGATATCCGCGAAGCTGGCGACCACATGGTTGTGAGCTGCAAAAATACCCTGCTGGGTATGGATTTTGATCTGGATGTGGATCTGGTTGTGCTGCCCACGGGCCTCGTGCCCACCACGGCCAAGGATGTGACTGTCTGCTTTGACTATCGCCAGGGCCCGGACTTCCCGGATTTGAACCTGTTCGATGGTTTTGCGGATTCCAACTACATCTGCTTCCCCTACGAAACGCGCCGCACCGGCGTGTACGCAGCGGGTTGCGTGCGTCAGCCCCTGACCATGGATGCCTGCGAAGAAGACGCCAAGGGCGCTGTGCTCAAGGCCATGCAGTGCATTGAAGCTGCCAGCCACGGCGTGGCTGTGCATCCCCGTTCGGGCGACCTTTCCTACCCCGTGTTCAACTTTGTGCGTTGCACCCAGTGCAAGCGCTGCACGGAAGAATGCCCCTTCGGCGCTCTGGACGATGACGAAAAGGGAACGCCCAAGCCCAATCCGGCACGTTGCCGCCGCTGCGGCACCTGCTTTGGCGCTTGCCCGGAACGCGTGATCTCCTTCGCCAACTACAATATCGACCAGATCGGCTCCATGATCCGCGAAGTGCAGGTGCCCAAGGACTTCAAAGCCGATGGCCCCCGCGTGCTGATTCTGGCCTGCGAAAACGACGCCTACCCGGCGCTCGATATGGCCGGTGCCCGCAACAAGCCCTGGAGCCCCTACTGCCGCATCATTCCGGTGCGTTGCCTTGGCTCGGTCAACGCCATCTGGGTGTCTGACGCCATGAGCAAGGGCTACGACGGCGTCATGCTGCTGGGCTGCAAATATGGCGATGACTACCAGTGCCACTTTGTGAAGGGCTCTGAAATCTGCTCCCGCCGCAAGGAAAACATTGCCGAGACGCTCAACCGCCTTGGCGTGCAGCCCGAACGCGTGGAACAGCTTGAAGTGGCCATTGACGAATACGACAAGGTTCCCGACCTGATCGACGGCTTTGTTGACCGTATCATGGCCATGGGCCCCAACCCGTTCAAGGGCATGTAG
- a CDS encoding FAD-dependent oxidoreductase, producing the protein MSNAILVVGGGFAGLTAAIEAAELGHDVFIVEKSPWLGGRVAQLNKYFPKLCPPSCGLEIQFQRIRNNPRIKFFTQAEVVGFMGVKGDYKVKVRISPRHTAPHNIDFSLLASSLTGEVESEFELGLATRKALHKDMPFAFPSRYTLDLDALSKSDSARVAGAKFLDVNEPQRDIDLNVGAVVVATGWKPYDVTQLTNLGAGNVKNCVSNMQLERLASPFGPTGGRIVRPSDGRAPHQVAFVQCAGSRDQNHLNYCSYICCMATLKQCLYIAEQNPDTQITVYYIDLRAPGRYVKVLEKVKALPNVKFVKGKVADAVQAEGNRVRITAEDAVRGEKMTLDYDLVVLATGMQPSLAGENAPLPLPLDEDGFIAGGEEAGIFAAGCARMPLDVMRSAQSGTAAALKAVQTVKGR; encoded by the coding sequence ATGTCCAATGCCATTCTCGTCGTGGGCGGCGGCTTTGCAGGCCTCACAGCCGCCATTGAAGCGGCGGAACTGGGCCACGACGTCTTTATCGTCGAAAAGTCGCCCTGGCTTGGTGGGCGCGTGGCTCAGCTCAATAAGTATTTTCCCAAACTTTGTCCCCCCTCCTGCGGCTTGGAAATTCAGTTCCAGCGCATCAGGAACAACCCGCGCATAAAATTTTTCACCCAGGCCGAAGTGGTCGGGTTTATGGGTGTAAAGGGCGATTACAAGGTGAAGGTGCGCATCAGTCCCCGTCACACCGCCCCGCACAATATTGATTTCAGCCTGCTGGCCTCCAGCCTGACCGGCGAAGTGGAAAGCGAATTCGAGCTTGGTCTTGCCACGCGCAAGGCCCTGCACAAGGATATGCCTTTCGCCTTCCCCAGCCGTTACACGCTTGACCTTGATGCGCTTTCCAAGTCTGACAGCGCACGGGTTGCCGGGGCCAAGTTCCTTGATGTGAATGAACCGCAGCGCGATATTGATCTCAATGTCGGCGCGGTGGTCGTTGCCACAGGCTGGAAGCCCTATGATGTTACCCAGCTGACCAATCTTGGTGCGGGCAACGTGAAAAACTGCGTGTCCAACATGCAGCTTGAACGCCTTGCTTCACCCTTTGGCCCCACTGGGGGCCGCATTGTCCGTCCTTCCGACGGCCGTGCTCCCCATCAGGTCGCCTTTGTGCAGTGCGCTGGTTCCCGCGACCAGAACCACCTGAACTACTGCTCCTACATCTGCTGTATGGCCACGCTCAAGCAGTGCCTGTACATTGCAGAGCAGAATCCCGATACGCAGATCACGGTGTACTACATTGACCTGCGCGCCCCGGGCCGCTATGTGAAGGTGCTGGAAAAGGTCAAGGCGCTGCCCAACGTGAAGTTCGTCAAGGGCAAGGTTGCCGACGCCGTGCAGGCCGAAGGCAACAGGGTGCGCATTACGGCTGAAGACGCCGTGCGCGGTGAAAAGATGACCCTTGATTATGATCTTGTTGTGCTGGCCACTGGCATGCAGCCCTCGCTGGCTGGCGAAAATGCGCCCCTGCCCCTGCCGCTGGACGAAGACGGCTTTATCGCGGGCGGAGAAGAGGCCGGCATTTTCGCCGCTGGTTGCGCGCGCATGCCCCTTGATGTGATGCGCTCGGCGCAGTCCGGCACAGCCGCCGCCCTGAAGGCGGTACAAACGGTGAAAGGGAGGTAG